The proteins below come from a single Crossiella sp. CA-258035 genomic window:
- a CDS encoding ABC transporter permease produces the protein MSSSPLTPARAVWLVARRELNTRVRSKSFVVSTVVIIAIIAAYVGLIYFISQSNAKTTVGLTGQASAVAEQLKATAKGFGEQVETTEVPDAADGEAQLKDDKIDVLVSGAPGSLRVLVKKDLNDAVRGSLDAVVRQQALDAQLAQGGLDPAQVGRTVAEAKVQVSQLEPEDPERGQRLGIAIGLTALLYMSLMIFGMAVAQGVVEEKSSRVVELLLSSVRPWQLLAGKVAGIGIAGLLQVSVITAVALTAATATDQLTLPGGQITGTLVTGVLWYLAGFFTFGTLFAASAALVARQEEVSSVVQPVMFAAILPAVLTFLMLPRDPGNRILEVLSMIPPFAPIIMPARIAMGVAPAWEIVVSVVLTVAGMFAFIRLAGRIYSNAVLRTGGRVKLRDALGAK, from the coding sequence ATGAGCAGCAGCCCCCTGACCCCGGCCCGCGCGGTGTGGCTGGTGGCCCGCCGCGAGCTGAACACCCGGGTGCGCTCCAAGTCCTTCGTGGTCAGCACGGTGGTGATCATCGCGATCATCGCCGCCTACGTCGGGCTGATCTACTTCATCAGCCAGAGCAACGCCAAGACCACGGTCGGGCTGACCGGCCAGGCCAGCGCGGTGGCCGAGCAGCTCAAGGCCACCGCCAAGGGCTTCGGCGAGCAGGTGGAGACCACCGAGGTGCCCGACGCCGCCGACGGCGAGGCGCAGCTCAAGGACGACAAGATCGACGTGCTGGTCAGCGGCGCGCCGGGCTCGCTGCGGGTGCTGGTGAAGAAGGACCTCAACGACGCGGTGCGCGGCAGCCTGGACGCGGTGGTCCGGCAGCAGGCGCTGGACGCCCAGCTGGCCCAGGGCGGCCTGGACCCCGCGCAGGTGGGCCGCACCGTGGCCGAGGCCAAGGTGCAGGTGAGCCAACTGGAGCCGGAGGACCCCGAGCGCGGGCAGCGCCTGGGCATCGCGATCGGGCTCACCGCGCTGCTCTACATGTCGCTGATGATCTTCGGCATGGCGGTGGCGCAGGGCGTGGTGGAGGAGAAGTCCAGCCGGGTGGTCGAGCTGCTGCTGTCCTCGGTGCGGCCGTGGCAGCTGCTGGCCGGCAAGGTCGCCGGGATCGGCATCGCGGGCCTGTTGCAGGTCAGCGTGATCACCGCGGTGGCGCTCACCGCGGCCACCGCCACCGACCAGCTCACCCTGCCCGGCGGGCAGATCACCGGCACCCTGGTCACCGGGGTGCTGTGGTACCTGGCCGGGTTCTTCACCTTCGGCACCCTGTTCGCCGCCTCCGCCGCGCTGGTCGCCCGGCAGGAGGAGGTCAGCTCGGTGGTGCAGCCGGTGATGTTCGCCGCGATCCTGCCCGCGGTGCTGACCTTCCTGATGCTGCCCCGCGATCCGGGCAACCGGATCCTGGAGGTGCTGTCCATGATCCCGCCGTTCGCGCCGATCATCATGCCCGCGCGGATCGCGATGGGGGTGGCGCCCGCCTGGGAGATCGTGGTGTCGGTGGTGCTCACCGTGGCCGGGATGTTCGCCTTCATCCGGCTGGCCGGGCGGATCTACTCCAACGCGGTGCTGCGCACGGGTGGCCGGGTCAAGCTGCGGGACGCGCTCGGGGCGAAGTAG
- a CDS encoding ATP-binding cassette domain-containing protein — protein MAEAVLEIDRISKRYGEVVALREMTFSIRAGELFGFVGSNGAGKTTTMRIALGVLAADSGEVRWNGRAVDFETRRHIGYMPEERGLYPKMKVTEQLVYLAELHGMSAKAARRAAGAWTERLGLGQRRDEEVQKLSLGNQQRVQLAAALVHEPEVLVLDEPFSGLDPVAVDVMSEVLREQADAGVPVMFSSHQLDLVERLCDRVGIIRSGQMVVSGKVSELRTGGSDRYLLDLPYAPSDWARNQTGVTELSVDGSRFLVELAPGTDSQSVLAAAMRTGEVREFAPHRPTLTELFRNVVTEGSPA, from the coding sequence GTGGCTGAGGCAGTGCTGGAGATCGATCGGATCTCCAAGCGCTATGGCGAGGTCGTCGCCCTGCGGGAGATGACCTTCTCGATCAGGGCCGGTGAGCTGTTCGGCTTCGTCGGCAGCAACGGCGCTGGCAAGACCACCACCATGCGGATCGCGCTGGGCGTGCTGGCCGCCGACTCCGGCGAGGTGCGCTGGAACGGCCGCGCGGTGGACTTCGAGACCCGCAGGCACATCGGGTACATGCCGGAGGAGCGCGGCCTGTACCCGAAGATGAAGGTGACCGAGCAGCTGGTCTACCTGGCCGAGCTGCACGGGATGTCCGCCAAGGCCGCGCGCAGGGCGGCCGGCGCCTGGACCGAGCGGTTAGGACTGGGGCAGCGGCGGGACGAGGAGGTCCAGAAGCTCAGCCTGGGCAACCAGCAGCGGGTGCAGCTGGCCGCGGCGCTGGTGCACGAGCCCGAGGTGCTGGTGCTGGACGAGCCGTTCTCCGGGCTGGACCCGGTGGCGGTGGACGTGATGAGCGAGGTGCTGCGGGAGCAGGCCGACGCCGGCGTGCCGGTGATGTTCTCCAGTCACCAGCTCGACCTGGTGGAGCGGCTGTGCGACCGGGTCGGGATCATCCGGAGTGGACAGATGGTGGTCAGCGGCAAGGTCTCCGAGCTGCGCACCGGCGGCAGCGACCGCTACCTGCTCGACCTGCCCTACGCGCCGTCGGACTGGGCCAGGAACCAGACCGGGGTCACCGAGCTGAGCGTGGACGGGTCCCGGTTCCTGGTCGAGCTGGCGCCCGGCACGGACAGCCAGAGCGTGCTGGCCGCGGCCATGCGCACCGGCGAGGTGCGCGAGTTCGCGCCGCACCGCCCGACGCTGACCGAACTGTTCCGCAACGTCGTCACCGAGGGATCCCCGGCATGA
- a CDS encoding alpha/beta hydrolase, which yields MVTVPVDYAALDGRTIGIALSRIKATDPGRRTSPLQLVGHRHEPVTPYGWAEQLRERVGGELLTVADDHHGSLSSIPCAAKAVAFFRTGKPSSGSCPGA from the coding sequence ATGGTCACCGTGCCGGTGGACTACGCGGCGCTGGACGGGCGGACCATCGGCATCGCGCTGTCCCGGATCAAGGCCACCGATCCGGGCCGCCGCACCAGCCCGCTGCAGCTGGTCGGGCACCGCCACGAGCCGGTCACCCCGTACGGCTGGGCCGAGCAGCTGCGGGAGCGAGTCGGCGGCGAGCTGCTGACCGTGGCGGACGACCACCACGGCTCGCTGTCCTCGATCCCCTGCGCGGCCAAGGCGGTGGCCTTCTTCCGCACCGGGAAGCCCAGTTCCGGGTCCTGCCCGGGGGCCTAG